Proteins encoded together in one Chitinophaga varians window:
- a CDS encoding molybdopterin molybdotransferase MoeA, translated as MMLTVAAAYTAVLQTVKDMGTEVLPFEAVTGRILREPVKADRPFPPFDRVTMDGIAILYDSFARGQQIFGVEDIQAAGAPRLQLSNTANCIEVMTGAILPELTDTVVPYEQLQATDHEGFRRFTITGNVTQGQNVHRKGTDVAEDTVLLSPGTLIGPAEAGVLATVGKTLVTVARLPRVAVIATGNELVPVDATPEEHQVRISNIYSLMASLQQCGITAVYVHLSDEEAAMQERLEPLLRETDVWISSGAVSAGKYDYLPAVLQRLGMQQRFHKVQQRPGKPFLFGTFANGPVVFALPGNPVSGFMCYYRYVLPWLKAAMGAQEEAPVYAVLQETVTFNPPLEYYLPVKLQSLPDGTMGAVPQPYHGSGDLASLLLADAFMALPQDKNIFEKGSCYPVWRFR; from the coding sequence ATGATGCTGACTGTTGCTGCTGCGTATACTGCCGTATTACAGACCGTGAAGGACATGGGCACAGAAGTGCTGCCTTTTGAAGCGGTCACCGGGCGCATATTGCGTGAGCCCGTTAAAGCTGACAGGCCTTTTCCGCCGTTCGACCGGGTTACGATGGATGGTATTGCCATCCTGTACGACAGTTTTGCCCGCGGGCAGCAGATTTTTGGTGTGGAAGATATACAGGCCGCCGGCGCTCCGCGGCTACAGTTGTCCAATACGGCCAATTGCATTGAAGTGATGACCGGCGCCATTTTACCGGAACTGACAGATACCGTGGTGCCTTACGAACAGCTGCAAGCCACTGACCATGAAGGGTTCCGCCGTTTTACCATCACTGGTAACGTAACACAGGGACAGAACGTTCATCGCAAAGGCACCGATGTGGCGGAAGACACCGTGCTGTTGTCACCGGGGACCCTGATAGGCCCTGCGGAAGCGGGCGTGCTGGCCACTGTCGGGAAAACGCTTGTAACGGTGGCCCGGTTGCCGCGGGTAGCTGTGATTGCCACCGGTAATGAACTGGTGCCAGTAGATGCCACCCCCGAAGAACACCAGGTGCGCATCTCCAATATATATAGCCTGATGGCTTCCTTGCAGCAATGCGGTATTACCGCAGTATACGTTCACCTGAGCGATGAGGAAGCTGCCATGCAGGAGCGGCTGGAACCATTATTGCGGGAGACAGATGTGTGGATCAGCTCCGGGGCGGTATCTGCCGGGAAATATGATTACCTGCCGGCGGTACTGCAGCGATTGGGTATGCAGCAACGTTTTCATAAAGTGCAACAAAGGCCCGGAAAGCCTTTCCTGTTCGGCACTTTCGCCAATGGTCCGGTGGTGTTTGCCCTGCCAGGCAACCCGGTTTCGGGTTTTATGTGTTATTACCGTTATGTGCTGCCCTGGCTGAAAGCTGCTATGGGAGCGCAGGAAGAAGCACCCGTTTATGCCGTGTTGCAGGAAACAGTGACTTTTAATCCTCCATTGGAATATTATCTTCCTGTTAAGTTGCAATCATTGCCCGATGGCACCATGGGTGCTGTTCCCCAGCCTTACCATGGCTCGGGGGACCTTGCCAGCCTGCTGCTTGCCGATGCTTTTATGGCGTTGCCACAGGATAAGAATATTTTTGAAAAAGGAAGTTGTTATCCTGTCTGGAGATTTCGTTAA
- the purD gene encoding phosphoribosylamine--glycine ligase: MNILLLGSGGREHALARKMSQSPQCGQLFIAPGNAGTSQCGTNVDMGVSEFEKIRAFCLENAIDLVVPGSEEALVNGIYDFFAQDAALQHIPVMGPSKEGARLEGSKAFAKLFMERHQIPTAAYREFNADNFEEGVAYLQQHSLPIVLKADGLAAGKGVVITSSHEEAVAEFEQMIRAAKFGDASKTVVIEQFLTGIELSVFVLTDGHSYKILPEAKDYKRIGEGDKGLNTGGMGAVSPVPFADAAFMKKVEDKIIRPTVAGLSKEAIKYNGFIFFGLINVEGEPFVIEYNCRMGDPETEVVMPRLQNDLLELFTTVSNGTLAAQTIYADPRAAATVMLVSRGYPEAYEKNKEISGIPAPTQDQVVFHAGTKQSGAQVVSNGGRVLAITSLAASLPLALAHSVQTAEQISFEGKTYRRDIGYEFI, from the coding sequence ATGAACATTTTATTACTAGGTAGTGGTGGCCGGGAACACGCCCTGGCCCGGAAAATGTCCCAAAGTCCACAGTGTGGCCAGTTATTTATCGCGCCAGGCAATGCCGGCACATCGCAATGTGGAACGAACGTCGATATGGGCGTGAGTGAATTTGAGAAGATCCGGGCTTTTTGCCTGGAAAATGCCATCGACCTGGTAGTGCCGGGATCGGAAGAGGCCCTGGTAAATGGTATCTATGATTTCTTTGCCCAGGATGCCGCCCTGCAGCATATTCCGGTGATGGGTCCTTCCAAAGAGGGCGCCCGCCTGGAGGGCAGCAAGGCTTTTGCCAAGCTGTTCATGGAGCGGCATCAGATCCCGACAGCTGCTTACCGGGAATTTAATGCAGACAATTTTGAAGAAGGCGTGGCTTATCTTCAGCAGCATTCCTTACCAATTGTATTGAAGGCCGACGGGCTGGCTGCCGGTAAAGGCGTGGTGATCACCAGTTCACATGAAGAGGCCGTGGCCGAGTTTGAACAGATGATCCGTGCCGCCAAATTTGGCGATGCCAGCAAAACCGTGGTGATAGAGCAGTTCCTGACTGGTATTGAACTGTCTGTGTTTGTGCTGACGGACGGCCATTCCTATAAGATACTGCCGGAAGCAAAGGACTACAAACGAATTGGTGAAGGCGACAAGGGCCTCAACACCGGCGGTATGGGAGCGGTATCTCCGGTACCTTTTGCCGATGCGGCTTTCATGAAAAAGGTGGAAGACAAAATAATCCGCCCTACAGTAGCGGGCTTGTCAAAAGAAGCGATAAAATATAACGGATTCATCTTTTTTGGCTTGATTAATGTGGAAGGAGAGCCTTTTGTTATTGAGTACAACTGTCGCATGGGCGACCCGGAAACGGAAGTCGTAATGCCCCGTTTACAAAACGATTTACTGGAATTGTTTACCACGGTATCAAACGGTACGCTGGCAGCGCAAACCATTTATGCAGATCCGCGTGCAGCCGCCACCGTCATGCTGGTGTCCAGGGGCTATCCGGAAGCATATGAGAAAAACAAGGAGATCAGCGGCATACCAGCGCCTACGCAGGACCAGGTGGTATTTCATGCCGGGACCAAACAATCGGGCGCGCAAGTCGTGAGCAATGGCGGCCGTGTGCTGGCCATCACTTCGCTGGCAGCCAGCCTGCCGCTGGCACTGGCCCATTCGGTGCAAACCGCGGAGCAGATTTCGTTTGAAGGCAAAACGTATCGTCGGGACATCGGTTACGAGTTCATTTAG
- a CDS encoding peptide MFS transporter → MMQTAVAQKPADASSKGHPKGLAVLFTTEMWERFNFYGMRALLTLFLVNALAFSEAESSYVYGGFLGLSYLTPMLGGYISDRYLGNRNCILLGGFIMGIGQLLMVLSAALYATNVDTAKLIVWVALFVIIIGNGFFKPNISSMVGQLYPKNDSRLDAAFTIFYMGINTGAFLGMLICPLLGDVKVDNVRMVGAFKWGFLAAGIAMFLGTVLFYFLKDKYVVTPDGEAIGGKPDFSKPAANLAEGEADKAKFSSGAIVGVLGLLVVLFFIIHYLSLDPNPIKSWLYPFIYASGISLAVLILTDKSITKVERQRILVIYFVAFFVIFFWACFEQAGSSLTFVADYQTDRHLLGWDMPPSFIQNANSIFIIVFALPFSWLWMKLQKRNLEPISPIKQSIGLALLALGFFIIALQVKNLGAGQKLGVIWLIVMYLFHTLGELCLSPIGLSLVAKLAPHRFSSLLMGVWFLANAAGYALAGTLGALLPPTQDKFELAAKNNIDLQGILDGTITATAQQLDKLHELKLAAHYPTFAGYTIHNLYEFFMVFVILPGGAAVLLFLSTSFLKKWMHGVR, encoded by the coding sequence ATGATGCAAACAGCTGTTGCACAGAAGCCTGCTGACGCCTCGTCAAAGGGGCATCCTAAAGGCCTTGCTGTCTTATTTACCACGGAAATGTGGGAGCGATTTAATTTTTATGGCATGAGGGCGTTGCTGACCCTCTTCCTGGTAAATGCACTGGCATTCTCTGAAGCTGAGTCTTCCTACGTTTATGGCGGCTTCCTCGGTTTAAGTTATCTCACCCCTATGCTTGGCGGATACATTTCCGACCGCTACCTTGGCAACCGGAACTGTATTCTGTTAGGTGGTTTCATTATGGGCATCGGGCAGTTGCTGATGGTACTCAGCGCTGCGCTTTACGCCACCAACGTGGACACTGCCAAACTGATTGTCTGGGTGGCCCTGTTCGTGATCATCATCGGTAACGGGTTCTTTAAACCCAATATCTCCTCCATGGTAGGCCAGCTGTACCCTAAAAACGACAGCCGCCTGGATGCAGCCTTCACTATTTTCTATATGGGCATTAACACCGGCGCCTTCCTCGGTATGCTGATCTGCCCGCTGCTGGGTGATGTGAAAGTTGACAACGTGAGAATGGTAGGCGCTTTCAAATGGGGCTTCCTGGCTGCCGGCATAGCGATGTTCCTCGGCACCGTCCTGTTCTATTTCCTGAAAGACAAATATGTGGTGACGCCCGATGGCGAAGCGATCGGCGGCAAACCCGACTTTAGCAAACCAGCCGCCAACCTCGCTGAAGGCGAAGCTGATAAGGCCAAATTCTCTTCCGGCGCTATTGTAGGCGTTCTGGGCCTCCTGGTGGTACTGTTTTTCATCATCCACTACCTCTCTCTCGATCCCAATCCAATCAAGTCCTGGCTGTATCCCTTCATCTACGCGTCCGGCATCAGCCTCGCAGTGCTGATCCTGACCGATAAAAGCATTACCAAAGTAGAAAGACAACGTATCCTCGTGATCTACTTTGTAGCCTTCTTTGTGATCTTCTTCTGGGCCTGTTTTGAGCAAGCCGGTTCTTCCCTCACCTTTGTGGCCGACTATCAGACAGACCGTCACCTTTTAGGATGGGACATGCCGCCGAGCTTTATACAAAACGCCAACTCCATCTTTATCATCGTATTTGCACTTCCTTTCAGCTGGTTATGGATGAAACTTCAGAAACGCAACCTGGAGCCCATCTCACCCATAAAACAATCCATCGGGCTGGCTTTGCTGGCATTGGGCTTCTTCATCATCGCCCTGCAGGTGAAAAACCTGGGCGCCGGCCAGAAACTCGGCGTCATCTGGCTGATCGTGATGTACCTGTTCCATACCCTCGGTGAACTGTGCCTGTCCCCGATAGGCCTGTCACTGGTGGCCAAACTGGCGCCCCATCGCTTCTCCTCCCTGCTGATGGGCGTATGGTTCCTCGCCAACGCCGCCGGCTACGCGCTGGCAGGCACACTGGGCGCCTTACTGCCGCCTACACAGGATAAATTTGAGCTGGCCGCTAAAAATAATATTGACCTCCAGGGCATCCTGGACGGTACCATCACTGCCACTGCCCAGCAACTGGACAAATTACATGAACTGAAACTGGCTGCCCACTACCCAACTTTCGCCGGTTACACGATCCATAACCTCTATGAGTTCTTTATGGTGTTCGTGATCCTGCCAGGTGGCGCCGCAGTACTCCTGTTCCTCTCTACCAGCTTCCTGAAAAAATGGATGCATGGCGTAAGATAA
- a CDS encoding OPT family oligopeptide transporter has product MADNNFKPFVPPGTQMKEFTLKSILLGCIFGIIFGAATVYLALKAGLTVSASIPIAVIAITLGRKFFNTTILENNIIQTTGSAGESIAAGVVFTLPGFLFLSDGGGAQFFNYFTILILAIFGGILGTLMMIPLRRSLIVKEHKTLPYPEGTACGDVLIAGEKGGDFARTAFYGLGFAFAYAIFQKILHVIAETPAYMTKQTSRFFPSAKISADITPEYMGVGYIIGPRIAGVLVAGGVLSWLALIPLLASLLPGDVIASQLVKIGYLASLQTPGGQGNWDPVTHTFADYSSAVYYAYVRQIGAGAVAAGGFITLLKTIPTIISSFKGSIGAIKDRKEGGDAQANVLRTEKDLSLKVVLFGSIALVLLMAFLPQLPGDSIGKKMLVGLLVVVFGAFFVTVSSRIVGLIGSSNNPISGMTIATLMGTCLVFIAVGWTGKVYEPMALVVGGMICIAAANAGGTSQDLKSGYIVGATPMYQQLALFIGAIVSSIVIGLTVKFLDKPTAEMISKGVTEHAIGSAYYPAPQGTLMATLAKGILSFNLDWQFVLVGVFLAVTMELCNINSLSFAVGAYLPLSTTLPIFIGGAIRGVVDHKNKKANVHTSAAEEELGKGNLFATGLVAGGAVAGVIIAILAGFDSSAAILAKLNMEDGLAGILGHGGYFVLGCAFFAFMGWYLYRTARKA; this is encoded by the coding sequence ATGGCTGACAACAACTTCAAACCATTTGTGCCGCCAGGCACTCAAATGAAAGAATTTACCCTCAAATCCATTTTACTGGGCTGCATCTTTGGGATCATCTTTGGCGCCGCCACCGTATACCTCGCCCTAAAAGCCGGTCTTACCGTTTCCGCTTCCATCCCGATTGCCGTAATTGCCATCACGTTAGGCAGAAAATTCTTCAACACCACCATTCTGGAAAACAATATCATCCAGACCACCGGTTCCGCCGGTGAATCCATTGCTGCCGGCGTAGTGTTCACCCTGCCGGGCTTCCTGTTCCTCAGCGATGGCGGTGGCGCCCAGTTCTTTAACTACTTCACCATCCTCATTCTGGCCATCTTCGGCGGTATCCTCGGCACCCTGATGATGATCCCGCTGCGCCGGTCGCTGATCGTGAAGGAACACAAAACGCTCCCATACCCGGAAGGCACCGCCTGCGGCGATGTGCTCATTGCCGGCGAGAAAGGGGGCGACTTTGCCCGTACCGCCTTCTATGGTCTCGGTTTCGCCTTTGCCTATGCCATCTTCCAGAAGATATTACATGTTATCGCTGAAACACCGGCGTACATGACCAAACAAACCAGCAGGTTTTTCCCTTCCGCCAAAATCAGCGCAGACATCACCCCGGAGTATATGGGTGTGGGTTATATCATCGGTCCGCGTATTGCGGGCGTACTGGTAGCCGGCGGCGTGCTCTCCTGGCTGGCCCTCATCCCGTTGCTGGCCTCCCTGCTGCCTGGCGACGTGATTGCCTCCCAACTGGTAAAAATCGGTTATCTCGCCAGCCTGCAAACACCTGGCGGACAAGGCAACTGGGACCCTGTGACCCATACTTTCGCTGATTATTCCTCCGCGGTATATTATGCCTATGTACGCCAGATTGGCGCCGGCGCGGTAGCGGCAGGCGGTTTCATCACCCTGCTGAAAACCATCCCCACCATCATCTCGTCTTTTAAAGGCAGCATCGGCGCTATCAAAGACCGTAAAGAAGGCGGCGACGCACAGGCAAACGTACTGAGAACGGAAAAAGACCTGAGCCTCAAGGTAGTACTGTTCGGCAGCATCGCCCTGGTGCTCCTGATGGCTTTCCTGCCGCAGCTCCCGGGCGATTCCATCGGCAAAAAAATGCTGGTGGGACTGCTGGTGGTAGTCTTCGGTGCCTTCTTCGTAACGGTGTCCAGCCGTATCGTAGGCCTGATAGGCTCTTCCAATAACCCTATCTCCGGTATGACCATCGCCACGCTGATGGGCACCTGCCTGGTGTTTATCGCTGTAGGCTGGACCGGCAAAGTATATGAGCCGATGGCCCTGGTGGTAGGCGGTATGATCTGTATTGCTGCCGCCAATGCAGGCGGTACTTCGCAGGACCTGAAATCCGGTTATATCGTGGGCGCTACGCCCATGTACCAACAGCTGGCCCTGTTCATCGGCGCCATCGTGTCTTCCATCGTGATCGGGCTGACCGTAAAATTCCTCGACAAGCCTACCGCTGAAATGATCAGCAAAGGCGTTACTGAACATGCTATCGGCAGCGCATACTATCCGGCGCCGCAAGGCACGCTCATGGCTACACTGGCCAAAGGCATCCTGTCGTTTAACCTCGACTGGCAGTTTGTGCTGGTAGGTGTATTCCTCGCCGTTACAATGGAACTGTGCAACATTAACTCGCTCTCCTTTGCGGTAGGCGCTTATCTGCCATTGTCCACCACTTTGCCGATCTTCATTGGTGGCGCTATCCGCGGCGTGGTAGACCATAAAAACAAAAAAGCCAATGTCCACACGTCCGCAGCAGAAGAAGAACTGGGCAAAGGCAATCTCTTTGCCACCGGCCTTGTGGCAGGAGGCGCTGTGGCAGGTGTCATTATCGCCATACTGGCCGGATTTGACAGCTCCGCTGCGATACTCGCCAAACTCAATATGGAAGACGGCCTCGCCGGTATATTAGGCCATGGCGGCTACTTTGTACTGGGATGTGCTTTCTTCGCCTTTATGGGCTGGTATCTCTATCGCACCGCCCGAAAAGCATAA
- the moaC gene encoding cyclic pyranopterin monophosphate synthase MoaC: MANPSSSDFTHLDPSGQPAMVDVSGKGSTYRVAVAESRVYLPALVREQFRNNDIQTRKGAVFQTAIIAGIMAAKKTPDLIPLCHTLLLDGCDVQIHLEEEEAIIRCTVKTTGKTGVEMEALTGASVAALTIYDMCKAFTQEMIIRQTRLISKTGGKQDYGHGG, translated from the coding sequence ATGGCCAATCCATCAAGCAGCGATTTTACCCATCTCGATCCCTCCGGTCAGCCGGCAATGGTAGATGTAAGCGGCAAAGGCAGCACTTATCGTGTAGCCGTTGCCGAAAGCCGGGTGTATTTACCCGCACTGGTACGGGAACAGTTCCGCAACAACGACATACAAACCCGCAAGGGCGCAGTGTTCCAGACGGCCATCATAGCCGGTATCATGGCGGCCAAAAAAACGCCGGACCTCATTCCGCTCTGCCACACCCTGTTGCTGGACGGCTGCGATGTACAGATACATCTTGAAGAGGAAGAAGCCATTATCCGTTGCACTGTAAAAACCACCGGCAAAACAGGCGTGGAAATGGAAGCCCTCACCGGCGCCAGCGTAGCTGCGCTCACCATCTATGATATGTGCAAAGCATTCACGCAGGAAATGATCATCCGCCAAACCCGGCTGATCAGTAAAACCGGCGGCAAGCAGGACTACGGGCATGGCGGATAG
- a CDS encoding DUF1501 domain-containing protein, with protein sequence MLILNRRRFLQVGSLASAAVLMPKFLKALETGALVPPGNKVLVIVQLSGGNDGLNTIIPYRNDIYYRSRPALGIKRETALSLNDDLGIHPSLDGLKALYDDGSLGILNNVGYPNPDRSHFRSMDIWHSASKAEEIWSDGWVGRYLDAQCNGCDKPTQALEIDDTLSLALKGEHNKGLALTDPGRLSNTSNDRFFKDLLQQHAHEDEHHNVEYLYKTMGETISSAAYIQQQFKTYQSKENYPGTELGRNMRTIANLIMSDINTKVYYVSHGSFDTHVNQQDQQARLFKQLSDALTVFTGDLKKNNRFQDVVVMTFSEFGRRVSQNASGGTDHGTANNMFLIGGALKRQGVLNDGPDLMNLKDGDLQYKVDFKSVYATLLDKWLGANDKMILKSDYAKLDFI encoded by the coding sequence ATGTTAATACTTAACAGGCGTCGTTTTTTACAGGTAGGTTCCCTGGCCTCAGCAGCGGTGCTGATGCCCAAGTTTCTGAAAGCGCTGGAAACCGGCGCACTGGTGCCTCCCGGCAATAAAGTGCTGGTGATTGTACAACTGTCAGGCGGCAACGATGGCCTGAATACCATCATCCCCTACCGTAACGATATCTATTACCGTTCCCGTCCGGCGTTGGGCATTAAACGGGAAACGGCCTTGTCGCTCAATGATGACCTGGGCATCCACCCTTCTTTGGACGGACTGAAAGCCTTATACGACGACGGTTCCCTGGGAATCCTCAACAACGTGGGATACCCCAATCCGGACCGTTCGCACTTCCGTTCCATGGATATCTGGCATTCAGCCAGCAAGGCAGAGGAAATATGGAGCGATGGCTGGGTAGGCCGCTACCTCGACGCCCAGTGCAACGGCTGTGATAAGCCCACGCAGGCACTGGAGATTGACGATACCTTAAGCCTGGCACTGAAAGGTGAGCATAACAAAGGACTGGCGCTGACAGATCCGGGCCGCCTTTCCAATACCAGCAATGACCGGTTTTTCAAAGATCTGTTGCAACAGCATGCGCATGAAGATGAACACCATAATGTAGAGTATCTCTACAAAACCATGGGTGAAACGATCTCTTCTGCCGCTTATATCCAACAGCAGTTCAAGACTTATCAATCCAAAGAAAACTACCCCGGCACCGAGCTGGGACGTAATATGCGCACCATCGCCAACCTGATCATGTCTGATATCAATACCAAAGTGTATTATGTGTCGCACGGCAGTTTTGATACCCATGTGAATCAGCAGGACCAGCAGGCACGGCTTTTTAAACAGTTGAGCGATGCCCTGACAGTATTTACCGGTGATCTTAAAAAGAATAACCGCTTTCAGGATGTGGTCGTAATGACCTTTTCCGAGTTCGGACGGCGTGTAAGCCAGAATGCCAGCGGCGGAACAGACCACGGCACAGCCAATAACATGTTCCTGATAGGCGGTGCTTTAAAACGGCAGGGAGTGTTGAATGACGGGCCAGACCTGATGAACCTGAAAGACGGGGATTTGCAGTATAAGGTGGATTTCAAAAGCGTATATGCCACGCTGTTAGATAAATGGCTGGGCGCCAATGATAAAATGATCCTGAAATCTGACTATGCGAAGCTGGATTTCATTTAG
- a CDS encoding rod shape-determining protein: MGFFNFLTQEIAIDLGTANTLIIHNDQVVVDEPSIVAIERASGKIVAVGKKAMMMHEKTHEYLRTIRPLKDGVIADFNAAEGMLRELIKMVYPKKPLFAPSWRMVICIPSSITEVEKRAVRDSAEQAGAKEVYLLHEPMAAALGIGIDVEEPVGNMIIDIGGGTTGISVIALAGIVCDQSIRIAGDEFTADIMEALRRYHSLLIGERTAEQIKIHIGSALKELDNPPDDIPVNGRDLVTGIPKQIMVSYQEIAEALDKSIFKIEEAILKALETTPPELASDIYRRGLYLTGGGALLRGLDKRLAQKIKLPVHVADDPLRAVVRGTGIALKHVGKYPFLMQ, from the coding sequence ATGGGATTTTTTAATTTTTTAACGCAGGAAATCGCGATTGATCTGGGTACAGCGAACACGCTGATAATACATAATGACCAAGTGGTTGTGGACGAGCCTTCCATTGTAGCGATAGAACGGGCTAGCGGTAAAATTGTGGCCGTAGGTAAGAAGGCCATGATGATGCACGAAAAAACACATGAATATCTTCGAACGATACGTCCCCTGAAGGATGGTGTGATCGCGGACTTCAATGCCGCTGAGGGTATGCTCAGGGAACTGATAAAAATGGTTTATCCTAAAAAGCCGTTGTTTGCTCCCAGCTGGCGTATGGTGATCTGTATCCCTTCCAGCATTACTGAAGTGGAGAAGAGAGCGGTACGTGACTCTGCCGAGCAGGCAGGCGCCAAGGAAGTGTACCTGTTGCACGAACCAATGGCCGCCGCCCTGGGTATCGGTATCGACGTGGAAGAACCAGTGGGTAACATGATCATCGATATCGGAGGTGGTACCACCGGTATCTCTGTGATCGCCCTGGCAGGTATTGTGTGCGACCAGAGCATCCGTATCGCCGGTGACGAATTCACCGCTGATATTATGGAAGCGCTCCGCCGTTACCATAGCCTGTTAATTGGTGAACGGACAGCCGAACAGATCAAGATCCATATCGGATCGGCACTGAAAGAGCTGGACAACCCACCAGATGATATCCCGGTTAACGGTCGTGACCTGGTGACCGGCATCCCTAAACAGATCATGGTATCTTACCAGGAGATCGCCGAAGCACTGGACAAATCTATCTTTAAAATCGAAGAAGCCATCCTGAAAGCGCTGGAAACAACGCCTCCGGAGCTGGCATCAGATATTTACCGCAGAGGCTTGTACCTGACCGGTGGCGGTGCGCTGCTGCGCGGCCTGGACAAACGCCTTGCCCAGAAAATCAAACTGCCGGTACATGTAGCAGATGATCCGCTGCGTGCCGTAGTAAGAGGTACTGGCATCGCTTTGAAACATGTGGGCAAATATCCGTTCCTGATGCAATAA
- a CDS encoding DUF1800 family protein — MPVVAKKLEMQHLAWRAGFGETLPVISDWERRRRKEIVNKVLIGPKRAELESIDVINATDLPDYRRSKDMTAEQRKTVNEMNTQGIKDLSVAWMNMMQKSDHPLREKMSLFWHGHFACRTQNVLFNQQLISEIRNNALGNFGDLLTAVSKSPAMLQFLNNQQNRKQHPNENFAREVMELFTMGRGHYAETDIKEAARAFTGWGFDEDGQFVFREKQHDDGIKNILGKSGNYNGDDVLKILLEQKQTATFITTKLFKYFVDDTPDDTLIQSLSEKFYHSGYDIKTLMREIFMADWFYDSKYIGNRIKSPIELLVGIRRTVPMAFEQEETMLVFQRILGQMLFYPPNVAGWPGGRSWIDSSSLMFRMRVPQVILYSQVLNVRPKELTPEMGDGGNYKMTLQINDFLKRQFAKKVNARIDWDPYVQGYADVPRENLADTIAGVLLQQPGNIKKTLLEKYADTSSREGYIKTVTIDVMSTPEYQLC; from the coding sequence ATGCCTGTAGTTGCCAAAAAACTGGAAATGCAACATCTCGCCTGGCGTGCCGGCTTCGGTGAAACCCTGCCCGTTATCTCCGACTGGGAAAGAAGACGGCGAAAAGAAATCGTGAATAAAGTATTGATCGGCCCTAAACGGGCTGAACTGGAATCGATAGACGTTATCAACGCCACTGACCTGCCGGATTACCGGCGCTCAAAAGACATGACGGCCGAACAACGTAAAACCGTCAATGAAATGAACACACAGGGCATCAAAGACCTCAGCGTGGCCTGGATGAATATGATGCAGAAAAGCGATCACCCGCTGCGTGAAAAAATGAGCCTCTTCTGGCACGGCCACTTTGCCTGCCGCACACAGAACGTGCTGTTCAACCAGCAGCTGATCAGCGAAATCAGGAACAATGCCCTGGGCAACTTCGGCGACCTGCTGACGGCCGTCTCCAAATCTCCGGCCATGCTACAGTTCCTTAATAATCAACAAAACCGTAAGCAGCATCCCAACGAAAATTTTGCCCGCGAAGTGATGGAACTGTTTACCATGGGCCGTGGACATTACGCGGAAACAGATATTAAAGAAGCTGCCCGCGCCTTTACCGGATGGGGCTTCGATGAAGATGGCCAATTCGTGTTCCGGGAAAAACAACACGACGACGGTATCAAAAATATCCTCGGTAAAAGTGGTAACTACAATGGAGACGATGTACTGAAAATACTACTGGAACAAAAACAAACAGCCACTTTTATCACTACCAAACTATTCAAATATTTTGTAGATGATACACCCGATGATACCCTTATCCAGTCTCTTTCAGAGAAGTTTTATCACTCAGGGTATGATATCAAAACACTGATGCGGGAGATATTTATGGCCGACTGGTTTTATGACAGCAAATACATTGGCAACCGTATCAAATCGCCCATAGAGCTGCTGGTAGGCATACGGAGGACCGTTCCCATGGCTTTCGAGCAGGAGGAAACGATGCTGGTGTTTCAGCGTATACTGGGACAGATGCTGTTTTACCCGCCCAACGTGGCCGGCTGGCCCGGTGGCCGTAGCTGGATAGACAGCTCCAGCCTCATGTTCCGGATGCGTGTGCCGCAGGTGATCCTGTACTCACAGGTGCTGAACGTACGGCCTAAAGAACTGACACCGGAAATGGGAGATGGCGGCAATTATAAAATGACATTGCAGATCAATGATTTCCTGAAAAGGCAGTTCGCCAAAAAAGTAAATGCACGGATCGACTGGGACCCTTATGTTCAGGGCTACGCCGATGTTCCCCGCGAAAACCTCGCGGACACTATCGCCGGCGTGTTGCTGCAACAGCCCGGCAATATCAAAAAAACGCTGCTGGAAAAATATGCTGACACCAGCTCCCGCGAAGGATATATCAAGACGGTTACCATCGATGTGATGAGCACTCCGGAATATCAACTTTGTTAA